From Glycine max cultivar Williams 82 chromosome 11, Glycine_max_v4.0, whole genome shotgun sequence, the proteins below share one genomic window:
- the CRK36 gene encoding cysteine-rich receptor-like protein kinase 2, with product MQLKLVVLTLSIFWPWWSFEGAVGDPQLFFLTFECSTVSARDLSNLYQNRNASFAALRSQVSNQSKHFAAAQSTSGSDPVYATFQCRNYLSNTDCTTCFDAAAANIRNCSTGNTAHLVYDGCILRYLNSVFLDNSIIFSSHTFCGNQTADESTAFGTVGRQVLMDLQIAIPKISGYFAATKTQVAGGAMYAFAQCAETLTRDTCSNCLSNQLSNIQGCLPNTNGRAIDPAGCFMRYSETPYFADNQTTDISLFLKQGPGGSMSKWVTIGGGLAGALLVVILLSLFPWYRRSQSPKRVPRAYTLGATELKAATKYKYSDLKAATKNFSEKNKLGEGGFGAVYKGTMKNGKVVAVKKLLSGKSSKIDDEFDSEVTLISNVHHKNLVRLLGCCSKGQDRILVYEYMANNSLDKFLFGKKKGSLNWRQRYDIILGTARGLAYLHEEFHVSVIHRDIKSGNILLDEELQPKIADFGLAKLLPSDQSHLSTRFAGTLGYTAPEYALHGQLSKKADTYSYGIVVLEIISGRKSTDVNVVNDDNEDDYLLRQAWKLYESGKHLELVDKSLNLNNYDSEEVKKVIGIALLCTQASSAMRPAMSEVVVQLNSNDLLEHMRPSMPIFFESNLRAP from the exons ATGCAACTGAAGCTCGTAGTCTTAACCTTGTCGATATTTTGGCCATGGTGGAGCTTTGAGGGTGCTGTAGGAGACCCTCAACTCTTTTTCCTCACATTTGAATGCAGCACAGTCTCGGCACGCGACTTGTCCAACTTGTATCAAAATCGAAACGCAAGTTTCGCTGCCCTGAGATCGCAGGTTAGCAACCAAAGCAAGCACTTTGCCGCGGCTCAATCAACCAGTGGATCAGACCCTGTCTATGCAACGTTCCAATGCAGGAACTACCTTTCCAACACAGACTGCACCACCTGCTTTGACGCGGCTGCTGCCAATATCCGCAACTGCTCCACCGGAAATACTGCTCATCTTGTTTATGACGGCTGTATCCTCAG GTACTTGAACAGTGTGTTCTTGGACAACAGTATCATTTTTAGCAGCCACACATTTTGTGGAAATCAGACTGCCGATGAAAGCACTGCTTTTGGAACAGTTGGACGACAAGTGCTGATGGATCTACAAATAGCAATACCCAAAATTAGTGGCTACTTTGCAGCTACCAAGACACAAGTGGCTGGCGGTGCAATGTATGCCTTTGCACAATGTGCTGAAACTCTCACACGCGACACTTGTTCGAATTGTTTGTCAAATCAGCTGAGCAACATACAAGGTTGTCTTCCCAATACAAATGGTAGGGCAATTGACCCTGCTGGATGCTTTATGAGATACTCGGAGACACCCTACTTTGCTGATAACCAAACCACTGATATCAGTCTCTTCTTAAAACAAG GACCAGGAGGTTCAATGAGTAAGTGGGTCACTATTGGTGGTGGTCTTGCAGGTGCACTCCTTGTTGTGATCCTTCTTTCATTATTTCCTTGGTATAGAAGATCCCAAAGTCCAAAGAGAGTTCCTAGAG CTTACACATTGGGAGCAACTGAGTTGAAAGCTGCAACAAAGTACAAGTATAGTGACTTGAAAGCTGCAACAAAAAATTTTAGTGAGAAAAATAAGCTAGGAGAAGGAGGCTTTGGTGCTGTATACAAG GGGACAATGAAAAATGGGAAAGTTGTTGCAGTAAAAAAGTTACTTTCGGGGAAATCCAGCAAGATCGATGACGAATTTGATAGTGAAGTAACACTTATAAGTaatgttcatcacaaaaatcTGGTTCGACTTCTTGGTTGTTGTAGTAAAGGCCAAGACAGAATTCTTGTTTACGAATACATGGCAAACAACAGCCTTGACAAATTCTTATTTG gtaaaaaaaaaggttcactCAACTGGAGACAACGGTATGATATAATTTTGGGCACAGCTAGGGGATTGGCCTATCTACATGAGGAATTTCATGTTTCTGTCATACATAGAGATATCAAGAGTGGAAATATTCTTTTGGATGAAGAACTTCAGCCTAAAATTGCAGATTTTGGATTGGCAAAGCTGCTTCCAAGCGACCAATCTCATCTTAGCACAAGATTTGCTGGAACATT GGGATACACAGCACCTGAGTATGCACTCCATGGTCAATTATCAAAAAAGGCTGATACATACAGCTATGGAATTGTAGTTCTAGAAATCATAAGTGGTCGAAAGAGTACTGATGTGAATGTTGTTAATGATGATAATGAGGATGATTACCTTCTTCGACAA GCATGGAAATTGTATGAGAGTGGCAAGCACTTGGAGTTAGTGGATAAAAGCTTAAACCTTAATAACTATGATtcagaagaagtgaagaaagtGATAGGCATTGCTTTGTTGTGCACTCAAGCATCGTCTGCAATGCGGCCAGCCATGTCTGAAGTAGTAGTCCAACTCAATAGCAATGACTTACTTGAGCATATGAGACCTTCGATGCCTATCTTTTTTGAGTCAAATTTAAGGGCCCCTTAA